Within the Lacerta agilis isolate rLacAgi1 chromosome 15, rLacAgi1.pri, whole genome shotgun sequence genome, the region ACAGATACAACTaaaacacacaatatatatatatagagagagagagagagctttaagCAATTAAATAAGTAACCATATTAAAACGGCAGCGAGAACACTTAAAAACGTTTAAAAGGACAAATACTAAAAGCTGAAAGAAAAGTACAACACTCAGAAGACACTACCAGAACAGTCAGTGAGTGGCCAATGCGCTGTTGAAACAAGGGGTGCAGGGAGCTTTTgcttacaaataaattattattattattattattattattattattattattattattatcagcaaaAGAAAATCATAGAGGGGTCCAGGCAAGCCTCCCATGAAAGGGAGCTCcacaatctgggagcagccacagggaaggctttctccttccccaccctcccaagggacgcgggtggcgctgtggtctaaacaactgagcctcttggttcaaatcctcatgaccgggtgagctcccattgctctgtcccggctcctaccaacctagtagtttgaaagcacaccagtgcaagtagattaataggtaccgttgtggcgggaagggaaacagcgtttccatgcgctctgacttccgtcacggtgttccactgagccagaagcggtttagtcatgctggccacaagacccagaaagctgtccataggcaaacgccggctcccttgacctgaaagtgagatgagcgctgcaaccccatagtctcctttgactggacctaactgtccaggggtcctttacctttccccaccctcccacaggatggaccaacggtctgtcTTGACGCAAGGCATCTTCCTGAAGCCCCATGTTCCTGTGAATTTGTCCAGCCCTCTTTTCAAGCCACCCAAGTTAgtggctgccactgcctcctgcaagaACGGGTTTCATAGTTTTAACTCTCCATCAGCATGAGAAAATACGGGCAGGTAAATCAGAAAAAAATCAATCTCTTGTTCGCTGGACAGGCAACAGCCATCCTTCACATGCTGGGAATTGACAATATCTGCCTGTGGATGTCCACCAACCATGAAGAGATCTCGCTGGCCGTCTCCAACCTCCTGCAAGCCATCATTGACTCACTAACCGGGGAAGGCAAGAAGGAAGAGCATGGGAAAGAGGATGCCTTGGTGCTGGGTAATTATTGGCAACTTTGCTAAAAGGTGCATCGATAAGCGCTGATCTGAGCGTTAAAGGTTTTGGCGGAAACCATGCTCCGAGTTCGAGTCCTTCatccatctggagggcatcaggtagTTGAAGGCTGATATGAATGAAAGTTAGTACctgtgtatattatttatttgcaaaaaaaaatattatgccaTTAAAATAATCAAAGAGGTTTacagccttgaggttaccaacaCATGGACAACAGTGGCCAGGCTGTCCCTGTTCAGAAATGGATGGATATTAACAGCTACACCAATCATTTTCCAGAAATGACTGTGTTTTgcccaactttctttctttttttttgcacagaccCAAAGAAGGACCTGAAGGCAGTCACAATGCGCCTCCTGGACATGCTCCCCAATAAAAAGGTGTCTGGACAAGGCCGAGACCGTGCTCTCAATTTGCTCAATAAGAATATACCGAGGAAGGACCTGAGAATCCATGACAACAGCAGGACCCTGTTTGTCATTGACAACGGTAAGCCCAGCGCCAATATCCTCTTTTCCTGGTGGTCCAGATCTGACAGCaggaaaagagagccagtgtggcacaatagttagagtgttggactatgacctgggagaccagggtttgaatccccactcagccaggaagctccctgggggacctagggccagtcactcactgtctctcagactCACTAtcccacagagttgttgtggggattaaatgggaagaaggagaaccacagacaccaccttgagctccttggaagaaaggaggcctcggcccagtatacctgaaggagcgtctccacccccatcgttcagcccagacactgaggtccagcgctgagggtcttctgacagttccctcactgcgagaagtgaggttacagggaaccaggcagagggccttcttggtagtggcacccgccctgtggaatgccctcccattagatgtccaGAAAATAAACAagtctctgacttttagaagacatctgaaggcagccctgtttagggaagtttttagtgtttgatgttttattgtgttgtctacacaggctggcagAAGCTCCTCGGGAGTTCAGGCAGGGGAATTCTCAGCTCTTCCTGGAGATGttattggggattgaacctagagcCTTGTCCAAGGTTGCATCTCTGCATTTGAGTGTAAACTGACCCTGTGTtcgttccctccccccccccccgctctgctcCCAGGTCTCAAGAAGATCCTGAAAGTTGCTGGCCAGATCCCTGACATGCCAAACTGCCTCCCTTTGACTGAGAACACCCAGCTGACAGCTTCGGTGCTCCTGAACAAGCTGTATGACGATTTGCGGTGTGACCCAGAGAGGGATAACTTCAGGCTGCTCTGCGAAGAGTACATCCAGTGAGTAAGGGGGCTgtgtgtcctgctttacagaggacgCTGAAGGCATTTGAAGAGCCTTGTTTAAAGATAACTCCAAGAAGGGAGGGCAGTTCaactggggaggagggagactTGAAGATGACCAACCACAGTGAGCACCTACACAGGTCCGCCTGTTCACAGGAAGAAtataagatcataagaagagcctgctggatcaggccaatggcccatctagtccagcatcttcttctcagagtggccaaagaaagggaaacccgcaagcagggcctgagcacaagagcgctctTCTCTCCTGtagtctccagcaactggtattcagaagtattgctgcctccagctgtggaggcagagcatagccattgtggctaatagccattgatagccctctcctccacaaatttgcccagtccccttttaaagccatccaggttggtggccatccctgcctcctgtggcagggagttccatagtttaactatgcactgcgtgGAGAAGTCATTCATTTTACCTATCCCAAAAatcccagcattcagcttcattggatgaccgtGAGGTCTACCATTAAGAGAGGGAGAATAACTTTTCTCttctcactttctccatgccacgtgTCATTTTATACAGTCTCCCTCCACCAGGGTgaaatgcagggctttttttcagccagagctcagctccagccccttgccattctaagagaacaaggaagatgTTCATGATGATCTCTGGTAACTCCTTTTATAGAAAAATAGGACTGGTGAAATGGATTGTATTTCTAATTAAATCATGGGTGGATATCCTGAATTTCCCCAAGCACCAATGGGCCATTTTGATGGGTAGGTAGGGACACCATGCcttccacttccttccttccttccttccttccttccttccttccttccttccttccttccttccttcctctgctttTTTTATCCCCCTAGGAGCAAAATTGACCCCCAGGACATGGACAAGACtctgcatgccatccaaacagtGTCTGGGGTCCTGCAGGGGCCTTTCGATTTGGGGAACAAACTGCTGGGCATGAAAGGGGTCATGGAGATGATGGTGGCCCTCTGTGGCTCCGAGCGAGAGATCGATCAGATGGTGGCCGTGGAAGCCCTGATCCACGCTTCGACCAAGTTGAGCCGGGCCACCTTCAACATCACCAACGGGATCAGCCTGCTGAAGGAAATCTACAAGAAGACCCAGAATGAGAAGATCAAGATCAGAGCTCTGGTGGTCAGTTCTCCTGgctcaggggtgggtggggaacagtGGGGAACCCTGTTCCCCCCCAGTCACTGGGGCAACCTTGCCTCCCCTGCAAAGATGGAATGCCACGCGTGAGATGATTGATTATCCTCAATGCAGGAAGGCTTTCCCTATGGCAAGGTTTAATGTTCTCCCTTCTAATGTATTAGATGACAGATACAACAAAACCCCGATGAATGGCAGTTGCTGCCCTTGTAGCAATGCTGAGATGAAGTCCATCATGCATGTCCTTCCCTGATGCAGTTTCAATCAAGGGACTAGGAAAGACTTAATACACCCCATTATGCAGCCCCTCCCCGGCCACTCTTATGATCACTTTGCTATTGGTTCCCATAAACCAGTCACAGAGCAaatggcaacattttttttttatatggccttcttagaatcgtagaattgtagatctggaagggaacatgagggtcatctggtccaacttccAGCAATGTAGAaatccttttgcccaacatagggctcaaacccacgatcctaagattaagattctcatgctctagCGAATGAACTATCCTAGTACCATTTGTGATTTAGGCCACATGATTTCTGTCTGtttatgttgcaaaccaccctgtgatctttgggtgaagggtggtacaacaacaacaacaacaacaacaacaacaacatcctattTAGGATTATAATTCCGTGTTTTGGTTGTATTAAGGTGTGCTAATGTTGTTGTCAATTGTTACTGTATAAAATAGTTACAGAATCTTGACTAAAAATGAAGAGATAATGATGGGTGAGGTACCTTGGGGGAAGGTGTGTAGGATCTGTACCAACCCTTCACCTTGCAGCCGGGAAGGCTACAAAACCTAAAGCCAAACGATTTGAGCTGTTGGCGGAGGCCTACATTTTGAAGTAGATGCCACAGcagattcattttttaaaggggggtgggggtgggggtggctatGCCAGTGCAATACTGAGCCCACCAATACCTCCTTGATTCTCTTCCCAGGGTCTTTGCAAGCTGGGCTCCGCCGGGGGCACAGACTACGGCCTGCGACAGTTTGCCGAAGGGTCAACAGAGAAGCTGGCCAGGCAGTGCCGGAAGTGAGTGGCAGAAGACCGACCTCGGGGACAAGGGGTGGAGGAGTTGGGAGAGCAGATTCCAGAACAGATGCTGCCAGTCTCTCAAGTTTGCATGCCAGACTAATTGCTAGCTCCTCCCAGTTACTTTCTGGAAGCATATTCGTCAAACATCCCAGCAAGACTCTTAGGTCCATGTGGTGTGTAATATCCTAGCATTTCTGTAACAGAATCACATcttccatgctctggtaacttccagattggattactgcagtgcgttccacatggggctgcccttgaagattatTCGGAAACTTCAGTCGGTCCAAAATGCAGATGCCAGATTATTGGCCGGGGTTCTGTTTAAATCTGATATAAACCCTGTTTTGAAACAGCTGCAGTGGTattggtgtttaaagccctaaatgactcaggccccaaatgcCTGAAAGACCACATCCTTTCCTACAGACGCTCTCAGGAGCTGAGATCAGCAAAGTGGGCCCtttggtagttcctccaccctcagagaCCTGTGGGGGCTGGCCTGggagagagccttctctgtggtggctcctacgctatggaactccctcctcacagagatgcgtctggcaccttcattgcacagCTTCCGGAAAACGCTGAAGGTGCACctttttaccctggcttttggcaCTGAGGTGTAtggttttaggacccaccttattttaaCGATTGcaggttgttttaaattgtttttaatattgtaatttaATGCTGTAACATGCCCtggaacgagagagagagagagagagaatgacagcaacaataataataataggtaaagggacccctgaccattaggtccagtcgtgtctgactctggggttccggcgctcatctcgctttactggccgagggagccggcatacagcttccgggtcatgtggccagcatgactaagccgcttctgacgaaccagagcagcgcacggaaacggcgtttaccttcccgccagagcggtacctattgatctacttgcactttgacatgcttttgaactgctaggtgggcaggagctggaaccgagcaacgggagctcactaataataatactgttttgCAAATAATCTGGATATTTAAAGGGTCCAAGGACATCAGCTTAAAATCTGTTCTCCTCCAATATCTTCTCCAACATTTGCCTTACTGAGCCTCATCTCCCTTGCCTCGTTCCTTCAGATGGCTGTGCAACCCCGCCATTGACACCCGCACAAGGAAGTGGGCTATAGAAGGTCTTGCTTACTTGACCCTGGACGCCGACGTGAAGGATGACTTTGTGGAAGATGAGCCAGCCATGCAGGCCATGTTTGAATTAGCCAAGGTAGGCTGTATCACACAGGCACTTGCATGAATGCCACATACATGCAGATCGTTACAGCCCTAATTGCCCGTGTCCCAGGTGGCTCATCTGAACAAATATAAATCATAAGCATAATGGAAATAGAAATGATCTTTGATATGCAGAACCGGCACTGTTAATAGGTGCCACATTTGTAAAAACTCAATCTTTTAGATATGCAACCCTTGGACTGGACACAGGTCTCCCTTGCTTTCAAAGTCTCTCTCACTTTAAATACCTGATTTTATCTTTTTAAGAAAACCACTTTGCTTTTGCCTTTTACAGACAAGCGACAAGACCATTTTGTACTCGGTGGCCACCGTCTTGGTGAACTGCACCAACAGCTATGATGTCAAGGAAATTGTCCCCGAACTCGTGCAATTGGCCAAGTTTTCCAAACAGCATGTTCCCGAGGAACACCCGAAGGTAGCCGGCCGATCACCCTTGGCAACACCAAATGCTGTTAATAACCAGCAGGAAAGAACTCTGCCCTAGCAATGGGAGAGAATTTTTATTCGGTTTGCACTGAAAAGCAAACCTACCTATTTCGCACTTTACAAAACAGTACCAGAACCGAAGCAAAGCCATGCTCCACAATTCACATCACATTTTGCATTGCGGTTCTCCAACAAAGTATTATGTACGAAAAGGCCATTAACATATAATTTAAAACAGTTGAAAgcacaaaaacaaatacattaaaaacctattagtgaaaatgacatacaaaatgaATGTATgtaatttcattcttttttacCCCATTATAAACATCAGACTAATGTGTTCTCTGTGCTTCTTGCCTGGGTTTTTTAATGCTGTTCATTggccataataataaatattgaacCTGGTTTGGAAAAGCATTATATTCGGGggaaagctttgcaaaaaaatgtgtgcattatgGATATGTacatatattaggcaaaagtgcaGACTATAACCAGGAGAAACTCCCATTAAAGTTccgattaattttcatgagggcttgttaaaaaaaaaattgcaacctGATGTAGAAATATAAGGAACTGAAGAGTGGGAAAACAGGAAActggaatatatttatttattacatttatataccaccttttccacCAAGGCACTCAGGGAACTGTAtgtggttttcctcctccccattttatcctcacaacaaccctgtgaggtaggttggactgAGAGAAGACTCGCCTTTAAGGTCACACCCAAtgttgagtgaggatttgaaccctagttctcccaaggccctagtccaacacgcTAACGATGATACCACAccagaaattgacagatccacccatccctacTCCTCCACAGAGTGGCAGGGACCGAGATTAAAGTTGGGCTTCACCATGACTCCTTACTTTCCCGCAGGACAAGAAGGATTTTGTCGCAAAGCGGGTCAAACGGTTGGTCGCTGCCGGAGTCACCTCCTCCCTGGTCTGCATGGTGAAAGCGGACAGCGCCATTTTGACCGATCAGACCAAAGAGCTCTTAGCCAGGTAAGCTGCCTCGCTTCCGCCTTTTCAGAATTCTCAGGCGATAGCAGGATGCAGCAGGAAAGTCATTGTATGAGAGCCTGAAATGTCAGTGCAGGATACAAGGGTGAACTGTGTGCCCTCACAGACTCTAGATTCCAGAGAAGCATCCAACTAAGTCTTGTGTCTGTTTCTGCCCTGAAAGATGTTCACACGCTGAATCGGTACTTCAGGGTGAAAGCCGAAGATGTTCCTGTTAATAGCAagggttcggggggggggcattcattaTGCGGCCAAAATGGCACCAGGAATCCTCAGGAATGTTTCAGACAAACAATCAGCCCCTgccaacacagagagagaccatTGCTTTTGTGACGTAATCAACAACAACGGGGGACACTTATCCCAAGTGTATGTTTCTGTTCCAACAGAGTTTTTCTTGCTTTGTGTGAAGATGCCAAGGACCGTGGTACCATCGTTGCTCAAGGGGGTGGGAAGGTAATTCTTTCAGCTTCCTATTTCAGATGCTCCTATTTAGGAATACTTTGTGCAATtaatctgggtgggtgggtgtgttgttggggcactcccccccccccataatgtgCAAATAAGAATTTAGGGTAGGATGCTCAGCCAACAGGGACATTCAACTACCTGGTGTCATCACCTAATTTGTTGTTCTTAGGCCCTGATCCCCTTGGCTATGGAAGGCACAGAAGTTGGCAAAATCAAAGCGTCACATGCCCTGGCCAAGATCGCAGCCATCTCCAATCCTGACATTGCgttccctggggagagggtgAGTCAATCCATGGCATATTTAGAACATTGTTATGTTTGTGCGAACAGAACAGAGTCCAGCAACTGGAGAGCACCAGGAGCACATTTATTACTTTAAAACAAGGAGGGGACAACTTTTATCAGCCCAAAAGCAACATTCCCTTTCTGGACAACCTTCTAGGGGCCGAATGCCATTGGTGGTTGGGTCTGAATGAGTGGCCACAGGACTCCAGGGTGCCCCAGGGTGACATCCATTTGCCTGCCTCTCCCACAGGTGTATGAAGTCGTGCGTCCTCTGGTCAGTTTGCTGAACACCGAGCGGGATGGGCTGCAGAACTACGAGGCTCTTCTGGGCCTCACCAACTTTTCAGGGAGGAGCGACAAGCTCAGGTGAtttgcagcagccattttgttcccccgggggggggggggttcatggcCTCCTGCTATTGGTAGACAGCCTGATAGGGCCAAGATAGGGATCTATGTTTCTCATGTAAGAAAGGACTAATTCacacagtgcattgttaaactatgaaactcactcCCACGGGAGGCATGGCcatcaactgccccagaaaaaacgggacatcccatttttttctcaCGAGACGACAGCAGCCAAAATGCTCGTCGCAATCTCGCGCTGCACTTTTGGGGGGCATGGTGCCCCAAACACGCTTTTTTGCGCTGTGCTCCCCCCCAGTGCTTTTTAGGGGGATGCAATCTCATGCAGGTCACATGACTCATGCAGGTCACATGACTCATGCAAGATGGTGCCCTGGGTTTGGGCCTCTTCATATTGGAAGGTATGAGGAGTCATGTGGGCAGAAGTGATGTTGCAGGTCAGCTGGAATCAAATGTCACACAGAGGCCTATGGGATCCCGCCTGGTGGTTTCACAAGCTGCAGACCGCAACCAGGCCTGAGAGTGGCCTGCCTGTTAGGTGGAGATCAGGGATGCTAACTTGAATAAGATATTAGTGGGGGCCCAGGCAAGTcctgccccgcataatcgatcacatgatgcattgcacacacacaccacttgaatgggaatgcccatcaactttgcgggggcccagtcccctcaaatagtttattgtgggggccgaagcCCTCATGGCCCCTCGGAGTTGGCTTCTAAAGTGGAGGCCAAATTTCACTCAGACTCCTTGCCCCAAGGTTGCCTGCAGGATTCCACCCTGAGAGGTGCAGAATTTTACTTGCAATTAACATGCTAGTGTGTGCTCTGCAATTTCACGCACACACGTTGCTTCTTTCAGACAAAAGATCATCAAAGAGAAAGCCCTGCCTGACATTGAGAACTACATGTTCGAAAACCACGATCAGCTTCGGCAGGCGGCCACAGAATGCATGTGCAACCTCGTGGTGAACAAAGAGGTAAAATAGCCCTTGTTACTCAACGGAGGGCAACCTGCAGCCCAATTTGGCCTGCCATGGGTTCCAGTTTGGCCCACAAGGCTATAGGTCCCCCAACACTGTCCCTTTTTTGTTGTGGTTAGGGGATGGATTAACCCAGATCTCTCTCActtttccccacctctgccccctGCACCAGGTTCAAGAGAGATTCATAGCAGATGGGAATGACCGACTCAAACTGCTTGTGTTGCTGTGTGGCGAGGACGACGACAAAGTCCAGAACGCCGCAGCAGGAGCCCTAGCGATGCTCACGGCTGCCCACAAGAAACTCTGCCATAAGCTGACCGAAGTGGTAAGGGTCTCATTGCCCTGGAGCATTAAGTGTGTGTTTAAAGTTGCATTTGTATGAGGAATGATTGCAGTGCTGGGTACCTTGTAATTTAGAGAAGAGGCAAGTAAGAGGTAACATGATATAAGTATATAAAACAATTTGTGGCATGGAGAAATTGGatagagattttttttctccctctcttataacAATAGAACTCATGTGCAACCAATGAAGTTGATTGTGGGAAGATTCAggccagataaaagaaagtagtTTGTCATGCACTggagaaactatggaactccctcccgcaggaggcagtgatggccaccaacttggatgactttaagaggactggacaaattcatggaggagagggctatcgatggctcgtCTCTGTCAcaacagtcagaggcagcaatgcttcagaatgccagttgctggaaactgcaggaggagaaagggcttctggttggccactgtgagaacaggatgcttgactagatgggccactggcttgatccttGAGGCTTTTTGGAGCTCCTGTGCCTTTATTTTGAAGCTCCTTCTTGGTAGCTTCTTTCTCTAATTCTGTCCCCTTTAGTGTCTATAAATTGTCGCTTCATTAATAGTTGATGTTCACCGCTGCTGGGGTTCTGGGGAGCTTTCCTCAGCAGTTTTctcgttttcttttcttccttttctattctgtgattttttaaaaaataataataatatgaagaaATTAGTAACGAAAGCCTTCTCGTCGTGCAGGAAATGCCTGAGttaatccatagctgtcaactttccctttttttgcgggaaattcccttattccagcaccatttcccattgcaaaaaaagggaaagttgacagctatggccgtttcccaatgcaaagaaaaaaggaaggttgacagctctggttaaTTCAGAAATAATTCACCACTAATTTAGCCCTGAAAAGGAAGCAGTTAGAGAGAAAAGTTTGGTGCGGGGCCTCATAACAACtatcagcagccttaacaaactacagtacccaagATACTTGGGAGGAAGTCATgcttgttaaagtggtataagggtGTTTTACTTGTATGGTGTGGACTAGCACCTTGAACAGTTCTGTGTAGTTACACATTTCAAAGATGTGCAAGTAACCTAGCAAATCTTATTTCTGCAGACAACCCAGTGGCTGGAGATTCTGCAGAGGCTCTGCCTCCATGCCAAGCTCAACGTACAGCACCGTGGGCTCGTGATTGTTTACAACTTAATCCACGCAGACCAAGAGCTGGCTAAGAAACTGGTGGAAAGTGAGATGCTGGAAATCCTGACCATTGTTGGGAAGCAGGCTGATGACCCCCAGAGGCAGCATGTCCTAAAGGTGGCTCGGGAATGCCTCGTGAAGTTCATGGACTATGGAATGATCAAACCTATGTCTCCATCATAAGGGCACAGGAAATCTAGGATCTAAAAAGAATGAGGACTAGGAGCAGTGGCAAGGAAGTGACCTGGCATGTAAAGAACTTATACTGGAAATCTGAAACATTATTTCCAAAGCTTTTGACACAATGCAAATGTTTTTGCTCACAGAAATAGCCCTCAGATTTGTTTCTTCAGGGGGAACCACAATTTGTTTCTGGCTAGCAaacctcctttccaaagcaacTTCCTGTTAAAGTTTTGTAGTGTCAGAAAACAACCagcaatgtttaaaataacaaaacacccccccccttttttttttcttttagaggTTCCTGGTGTAGTTTTTATAATTATATTATGCTCACTGTCTTTTGAAAGATTTGACTTGTTGGAAACAACTTTTAACATACAGGGAGACTCATTGTTAGTGAAATTCATGTGATGGTTCTTGTTTGTTATAATGTGGTGATTCACTAATAAAATAGCTGATGTAGAAAAATTGCACATTGTGCAGCTTCCTTAAAATGACAAATAGCATAATAGTGAATGGTTTTGGTAATATTGtgacatgccaccccaatctccaaattGTTAAGAGGTTCCAGGCCCTTACTCATGGTTTTGTATCCTTGgaatactgtattggcccaaatataagccgcatcTGCAAATAAGCCGCATCTctaaaattcaaggcttatttgcgggtgtggCCTGCCTCCCAGCACTACCgcttgaagagaagaagaagaagaagagtttggatttgataccccgcttttcactacccgaaggagtctcaaagcggctaacattctcctttcccttcctcccccacaacaaacactctgtgaggtgagtggggctgagagacttcagagaagtgtgactagcccaaggtcacctagcagctgcatgtggaggagtgcagacacgaacccggttccccagattacgagtctgccactcctaaccactacaccaaactggcttggAACGGGCAACGGGAGCAGCTGGCGCCAGCTTGGGGAGGTAGTGCCAGGAGTATCAGGAAGCAGTAGTGCCGGGAGGCGAGCGTGCAGTGTTTGGttccaaatataagctgcactttaaatTTTCAGTCGgaattgggggtgtgtgtggcttatattcaggccaatacggtaataagATGGAGGAGCTCATAGCAAAAACACCCCAaaagatcttgcttccccattaggtttccaTGGGAGCCCCCAAGCCTACATTCTAATTCTTGAAATAGCCAGACTAACTTCCTGATGCGGTGATAGCCTGGGCCATTGACAACAAAGGAAAAGGTGGGGAGCAAATGGGCAGACGCTACAACTtgtaatacccctcccaactctctcactatatataagggtgtGGTGATTtccttttcagtgtatctgaaatgaaagctcatacccagaacaaacttagttggtctctaaggtgctactggaaggaatttttttattttttattttgttttggccacAACAAAGGCAGAGTTGAGAGCTGAGTCTTGTAGTGACGTGgactagaagcaaagcagcaagtgggagaggaagagaaaacaatgcttgatttctgtttgaatccaaggatgCGGCTATGAGAGAAACaatacccttttggggtgttaatgccaCAAACTCCTCCATCATGCGCTCAGGTTATACAGAGTGAGTCCTTTAAAAAAGGCCCCAtagatacagagtacacatgttccacggggcctcttttaaaagactcaccctgtatatgtgtgtgtaaataaaccacctatcataaagacaccatagtctgtGCTGTACCTCATTTTGagggaaacacgaaccctgggtaccCCTGGGATCTCTCATCACTCATATGAtgaaccactggggggggggtggtaaaCAGCAGTACAGGCAGCAAC harbors:
- the UNC45B gene encoding protein unc-45 homolog B, with the protein product MDDASQLKEEGNKYFQGNDYENAIKSYTKGLKVAKDKSLQAVLFRNRAACFLKKENYAQAASDASRAIDINASDIKALYRRSQALENLGKLDQAFKDIQRCATIEPRNKNFQETLRRLGASIQEKLRVQFSTDARVQQMFEILLDEKSEKEKREKAANNLIVLGREEAGAERIFQNNGLNLLLRLIDTKNPELVLAAIRTLSGMCTDHKARATAILHMLGIDNICLWMSTNHEEISLAVSNLLQAIIDSLTGEGKKEEHGKEDALVLDPKKDLKAVTMRLLDMLPNKKVSGQGRDRALNLLNKNIPRKDLRIHDNSRTLFVIDNGLKKILKVAGQIPDMPNCLPLTENTQLTASVLLNKLYDDLRCDPERDNFRLLCEEYIQSKIDPQDMDKTLHAIQTVSGVLQGPFDLGNKLLGMKGVMEMMVALCGSEREIDQMVAVEALIHASTKLSRATFNITNGISLLKEIYKKTQNEKIKIRALVGLCKLGSAGGTDYGLRQFAEGSTEKLARQCRKWLCNPAIDTRTRKWAIEGLAYLTLDADVKDDFVEDEPAMQAMFELAKTSDKTILYSVATVLVNCTNSYDVKEIVPELVQLAKFSKQHVPEEHPKDKKDFVAKRVKRLVAAGVTSSLVCMVKADSAILTDQTKELLARVFLALCEDAKDRGTIVAQGGGKALIPLAMEGTEVGKIKASHALAKIAAISNPDIAFPGERVYEVVRPLVSLLNTERDGLQNYEALLGLTNFSGRSDKLRQKIIKEKALPDIENYMFENHDQLRQAATECMCNLVVNKEVQERFIADGNDRLKLLVLLCGEDDDKVQNAAAGALAMLTAAHKKLCHKLTEVTTQWLEILQRLCLHAKLNVQHRGLVIVYNLIHADQELAKKLVESEMLEILTIVGKQADDPQRQHVLKVARECLVKFMDYGMIKPMSPS